One Oenanthe melanoleuca isolate GR-GAL-2019-014 chromosome 3, OMel1.0, whole genome shotgun sequence DNA segment encodes these proteins:
- the LOC130251609 gene encoding glutathione S-transferase-like gives MSGKPRLTYLNGRGRMEPIRWLLAAAGVEFEEVYLETKEQYDKLIKDGSLLFQQVPLVEIDGMKMVQTRAIMSYIAGKYNLYGKDLKERALIDMYVEGISDLMQMILMFPFSPPDAKEKNLESIKERATNRYFPVFEKVLKQHGQDFLVGNKFSWADVQLMEAILAVEEKVPAVLSGFPQLQVFKTKMSNMPTIKKFLQPGSPRKPPPDAHYVETVLKVFKK, from the exons ATGTCGGGAAAGCCCAGGCTGACCTACTTGAATGGAAGGGGCCGGATGGAGCCCATACgatggctgctggcagcagctggtgtGGAG tttgaagagGTTTATTTGGAAACAAAAGAGCAGTATGACAAGTTAATCAAAG ATGGATCCCTGCTCTTCCAGCAAGTGCCCCTGGTTGAGATCGATGGGATGAAGATGGTGCAGACCAGAGCCATCATGAGCTACATAGCAGGGAAATACAATCTCTATGGGAAAGACTTGAAGGAGAGAGCCCT GATTGACATGTATGTGGAGGGAATATCAGATCTGATGCAAATGATTTTGatgtttcctttctctccacctgatgcaaaggagaaaaatcttgAGTCAATCAAGGAGAGGGCAACTAACAGGTATTTTCCAGTCTTTGAAAAG GTTTTGAAACAACATGGCCAAGATTTTCTGGTGGGCAACAAATTCAGCTGGGCAGATGTTCAGCTAATGGAAGCCATTTTAGCAGTGGAGGAGAAagttcctgctgtgctctcagggTTTCCTCAGTTGCAG gtgtttaaaaccaaaatgagCAATATGCCTACAATTAAGAAGTTCCTTCAGCCTGGAAGCCCAAGGAAACCCCCACCAGATGCCCATTATGTAGAAACTGTGTTGAAGGTTTTTAAGAAATGA
- the LOC130251608 gene encoding glutathione S-transferase 3, with protein MSAKPKLYYFDGRGKMESIRWLLAAAGVEFEEEFLETRDQYEKLLQGGSLLFQQVPMVEIDGMKMVQTRAILSYIAAKYNLYGKDLKERALIDMYVGGTEDLMGFILMFPFLSAEDKEKQHALIVQKATSRYFPVYEKVLKDHGQDFLVGKNFSWADVHLLEAILMVEEKKSDVLSGFPQLQAFKARISSIPAIKKFLEPGSQRKPVPDDKYVETVRRVLRMYYDIKAN; from the exons ATGTctgcaaaaccaaaactttACTACTTTGATGGAAGAGGCAAGATGGAATCGATTCGTTGGTTGTTGGCTGCAGCTGGGGTCGAG TTTGAAGAAGAGTTTTTGGAAACTCGAGACCAATATGAGAAGCTCCTGCAAG GTGGATCCCTGCTGTTTCAGCAGGTGCCCATGGTGGAGATTGATGGGATGAAGATGGTGCAGACCAGAGCCATCCTCAGCTACATTGCAGCAAAGTACAACCTCTATGGGAAGGACCTGAAGGAAAGAGCCTT GATTGATATGTATGTTGGAGGAACTGAAGACCTTATGGGCTTCATTTTGATGTTCCCTTTCTTATCAGCAGAGGACAAAGAGAAACAACATGCTCTTATAGTTCAGAAGGCAACAAGCAGGTATTTCCCAGTGTATGAAAAG GTTTTGAAAGACCATGGGCAGGACTTCCTTGTTGGCAAGAATTTTAGCTGGGCAGATGTTCATCTTCTTGAAGCCATTTTAATGGTAGAAGAGAAGAAGTCAGATGTACTCTCAGGCTTTCCTCAGTTACAG GCATTTAAAGCAAGGATAAGCAGCATCCCCGCAATCAAGAAATTTCTTGAGCCAGGAAGCCAGAGGAAACCTGTTCCTGATGATAAGTATGTAGAGACTGTCAGGAGAGTTCTCCGCATGTATTATGATATAAAAGCAAATTAG